From a region of the Thiorhodovibrio winogradskyi genome:
- a CDS encoding PAS domain-containing hybrid sensor histidine kinase/response regulator — MSNHRDRSPALAQARRSPIALIAVASAGVVLTLAVFAVIIWDLERDMRDHWLERARLMAAMLDPARVAALTATPADLDRPGFQQLSAQLSQARATYPKLRYIYLMRLEPGYANATPAVPVFLLDVQNEALEETPPTPPGEPFPEASPELLSVFASGQGLVEGPVRDRWGLWVSALAPLPADSETRGGDSGLYGGSDSGSDSGPGSGTPDIIGLDIDAGDWYRTLVLRAIPAIILTTATLIGIGILVLAWRARDRAEHKLRAERDLFSDGPVCTLSWSASEPWAVLRASSNAETVLGHSPEQLQATDFHFAELIHPEDRPQIRADLAEHIQQGADFFTQSYRLHHGDGQDRWMREFTRLIRDASGKVVEIHGYLFDQSPLRDIERTLQHERQRLAGILEGTRVGTWEWQVQTGEVVFNERWAEIIGYRLEELAPLSIDTWMRLAHPDDLAASERLLQAHFRGELDFYELESRMRHKDGHWVWVLDRGRVFAWSDDQPPRPLLMLGTHQDITERKQAELLLREKKEELDRYFAYSLDLLIIADLQGQFLRVNPEWERVLGYPVTDLIGRPFFAFIHPEDIAATEAAVRDLDRGQTVFGFENRYRCQDGSYRWLEWRARVNDGRIYAVARDTTDRRAAEQALALAHERMKLAAEAARFGVWDYDVANDQLAWDESMFRLYGVDPAHFCGKLSDWTDALHPDDVASSVSEVEATMRGERDLAVEFRVRWPNGELRRLKGVALVVRDANGHALRMTGINYDITDRWRAEQAMRASAELLEKLSRQVPGFLYQYAYHPDGRGCFPFASEHIEEIYEVKPEQVRTDATLVLQRLHPADRARVEASIQASAQDLSRWECEFRVNLPTRGQRWLHGAANPERLDDGSVLWHGHIADITESKRTEQALREANSALEASIRRANALTEKAESANRAKSEFLANMSHEIRTPMNGVIGMTSLLLETALSAQQRQYAEVIRSSGESLMTVINDILDFSKIEAGKLELELIPFDLTEMLEDFAAGFALRAHEKSLEFICDPAPDLPTQVRGDPGRLRQILTNLAGNAIKFTEAGEVSIGVRLADYQPPSSTPTSLPATPHTDRQGRAHPERVRLRFAVADTGIGIPAEKVDGLFQKFTQVDTSTTRRFGGTGLGLAIARQLAELMDGEIGVTSAVGEGSTFWFEINLERLPEARDKAAPDPALASPVDLTGKRVLIVDDNATNRQVLHRRLSDWRMQAVESAEGADALRLLYQGCHDQNPFALALIDLQMPGMDGAALGRAIRTDARFADLRLALLPSLVEARDLQRFTAMGFDACLPKPIRHQELRRLLETLCSKPTHRPVKPPPASLVDSMPYSRAASITASPNTPEPSSSIPEASSANSHPEPASRQFPADLCHARILLAEDHAINQQVALGLLRQLGLKSDAVANGEEALAALRQHPYDLVLMDVQMPVLDGLDATRRIREGKSGAPDPAIPIIALTAHAMAGDRERCLAAGMNDYLSKPLAADAVAKALQHWLSKKKTSTTARTT; from the coding sequence ATGTCCAACCACCGTGACCGCTCACCAGCACTGGCCCAGGCCCGGCGCTCCCCCATCGCGCTTATCGCCGTGGCAAGCGCCGGGGTCGTGCTGACTCTGGCGGTCTTTGCCGTCATCATCTGGGATCTGGAGCGCGACATGCGCGACCACTGGCTCGAGCGCGCCCGGTTGATGGCCGCCATGCTCGATCCGGCGCGGGTCGCGGCACTCACTGCCACGCCGGCGGACCTTGACCGGCCTGGCTTTCAGCAGCTCTCCGCGCAGTTGTCCCAGGCGCGCGCCACCTATCCCAAGCTGCGCTATATCTATTTGATGCGCCTGGAACCCGGTTACGCCAATGCCACACCAGCGGTGCCGGTTTTCCTGCTCGATGTGCAAAACGAGGCACTCGAGGAGACCCCCCCCACCCCGCCCGGCGAACCCTTTCCCGAGGCCTCCCCCGAGCTGCTGTCCGTCTTCGCCTCCGGCCAGGGACTGGTCGAGGGACCGGTCCGCGACCGCTGGGGCCTCTGGGTGAGCGCGCTGGCGCCCCTGCCCGCCGACTCCGAGACAAGAGGCGGCGACTCTGGCTTGTACGGTGGCTCGGACAGTGGCTCGGACAGTGGCCCAGGCAGTGGCACCCCCGACATCATCGGCCTGGATATTGACGCCGGGGACTGGTATCGCACGCTGGTCCTGCGCGCTATCCCGGCGATCATCTTGACCACGGCGACCCTGATTGGCATTGGTATCCTGGTCCTGGCCTGGCGCGCGCGCGACCGTGCCGAGCACAAGTTGCGCGCGGAACGCGATTTGTTCTCGGATGGCCCCGTTTGCACCCTGTCCTGGTCCGCCAGCGAGCCCTGGGCGGTGCTGCGCGCCTCCAGCAATGCCGAGACTGTGCTGGGCCATAGTCCGGAACAACTGCAGGCAACGGATTTTCATTTCGCCGAGCTCATTCACCCCGAAGACCGCCCCCAGATTCGTGCCGATCTGGCCGAGCACATCCAGCAGGGAGCGGATTTTTTTACCCAGAGCTACCGCCTGCACCACGGCGACGGCCAGGATCGCTGGATGCGGGAGTTCACCCGCCTGATTCGCGATGCCAGCGGCAAGGTGGTGGAAATCCACGGGTATCTGTTCGACCAAAGCCCGCTACGCGACATCGAGCGCACCCTGCAACACGAGCGCCAGCGCCTGGCCGGCATTCTCGAGGGCACCCGGGTCGGCACCTGGGAGTGGCAGGTGCAGACCGGCGAGGTCGTCTTCAATGAACGCTGGGCGGAGATCATCGGCTACCGGCTGGAGGAACTAGCGCCCCTGTCCATCGACACCTGGATGCGCCTTGCCCATCCGGATGATCTGGCCGCAAGCGAGCGCCTGCTGCAAGCTCACTTCAGGGGCGAACTGGATTTTTACGAACTCGAATCGCGCATGCGCCACAAGGACGGGCATTGGGTCTGGGTGCTGGATCGCGGCCGGGTGTTCGCCTGGAGCGACGACCAACCACCCCGCCCGCTGCTGATGCTCGGCACCCATCAGGACATCACCGAGCGCAAGCAGGCGGAACTCCTGCTGCGGGAAAAGAAAGAAGAACTCGACCGCTACTTCGCCTACAGCCTCGACTTGCTGATCATTGCCGACTTGCAGGGCCAGTTCCTGCGGGTCAATCCCGAGTGGGAACGCGTGCTCGGCTACCCGGTCACGGATCTCATTGGTCGGCCTTTTTTTGCGTTCATTCACCCGGAGGACATCGCCGCGACCGAGGCTGCGGTCCGGGATCTCGACCGCGGCCAGACCGTGTTTGGCTTCGAGAACCGCTACCGCTGCCAGGACGGCAGCTATCGCTGGCTCGAATGGCGCGCGCGCGTCAATGACGGGCGCATCTACGCGGTGGCGCGCGACACCACCGACCGCCGCGCTGCCGAGCAGGCGCTGGCGCTGGCCCACGAGCGCATGAAGCTGGCCGCCGAGGCCGCGCGCTTTGGCGTCTGGGACTACGATGTCGCGAACGACCAGCTCGCCTGGGATGAATCCATGTTCCGCCTTTATGGCGTGGACCCGGCGCATTTTTGCGGCAAACTCTCCGACTGGACCGACGCGCTGCACCCCGATGACGTCGCCAGCTCAGTCTCCGAGGTTGAAGCCACCATGCGCGGCGAGCGCGATCTAGCGGTCGAGTTCCGCGTGCGCTGGCCCAACGGCGAGCTGCGCCGGCTCAAAGGCGTTGCCCTGGTGGTGCGCGATGCCAATGGCCATGCGCTGCGCATGACCGGTATCAACTACGACATCACCGACCGCTGGCGTGCCGAGCAAGCCATGCGCGCGAGCGCGGAACTGCTGGAAAAACTCTCGCGCCAGGTGCCCGGCTTCCTTTATCAGTATGCCTACCATCCGGATGGCCGTGGCTGCTTCCCCTTCGCCTCGGAGCACATCGAGGAAATTTACGAGGTCAAACCGGAACAAGTCCGTACCGACGCGACGCTGGTGCTGCAGCGCCTGCATCCCGCCGACCGGGCGCGAGTCGAGGCGTCCATTCAGGCATCCGCGCAGGACTTAAGCCGCTGGGAATGCGAATTCCGCGTCAACCTCCCCACACGCGGCCAGCGCTGGCTGCACGGCGCCGCCAACCCGGAACGCCTGGACGATGGCAGCGTGCTCTGGCATGGCCACATCGCCGATATTACCGAGTCCAAACGCACCGAGCAGGCCCTGCGCGAGGCCAACAGCGCCCTTGAGGCCTCCATTCGCCGTGCCAATGCCCTGACCGAGAAGGCCGAAAGCGCCAATCGCGCCAAGAGCGAATTTCTCGCCAACATGAGCCACGAGATTCGCACGCCCATGAACGGTGTGATTGGCATGACCAGCTTGCTGCTCGAGACGGCGCTCTCGGCACAGCAACGCCAGTATGCCGAGGTCATCCGCTCGTCTGGCGAATCCCTCATGACCGTCATCAACGATATTCTCGACTTCTCCAAGATCGAGGCTGGCAAGCTGGAACTCGAACTCATTCCTTTTGACTTAACGGAGATGCTCGAGGACTTCGCCGCCGGCTTCGCCTTGCGCGCGCACGAGAAATCGCTCGAATTCATTTGCGATCCGGCCCCGGATCTACCCACCCAAGTGCGCGGCGACCCCGGGCGCTTGCGCCAAATCCTGACCAACCTGGCCGGCAATGCAATCAAGTTCACCGAAGCCGGCGAGGTTAGCATCGGCGTGCGCCTCGCCGACTATCAGCCCCCAAGCAGTACCCCAACAAGCCTGCCAGCCACCCCCCACACTGACCGCCAGGGCCGCGCTCATCCGGAGAGGGTTCGGCTGCGCTTTGCCGTCGCGGACACCGGCATTGGCATTCCAGCCGAAAAGGTTGACGGCCTGTTTCAAAAGTTCACGCAGGTCGACACCTCCACCACCCGCCGCTTCGGCGGCACCGGACTGGGACTCGCCATCGCCCGGCAGCTCGCGGAACTCATGGATGGTGAAATCGGCGTCACCAGCGCCGTGGGGGAAGGCTCGACCTTCTGGTTCGAGATTAATCTCGAGCGCCTGCCAGAGGCACGTGACAAGGCGGCGCCAGACCCCGCGCTCGCTAGCCCGGTCGACCTGACCGGCAAGCGGGTGCTGATCGTCGATGACAATGCCACCAATCGCCAGGTGCTGCATCGGCGCCTGAGCGACTGGCGGATGCAAGCCGTCGAGAGCGCCGAAGGCGCCGATGCCCTGCGCCTGCTGTACCAGGGTTGTCATGATCAGAACCCCTTCGCGCTCGCCCTGATTGACTTGCAGATGCCAGGCATGGATGGAGCGGCACTTGGGCGCGCCATCCGCACCGATGCGCGCTTCGCCGACTTGCGTCTCGCTCTGTTGCCGTCCCTGGTCGAAGCCCGGGATCTTCAGCGTTTCACCGCCATGGGCTTCGATGCCTGCCTGCCCAAACCCATTCGTCACCAGGAACTCAGGCGACTGCTCGAGACGCTCTGTTCCAAACCGACGCATCGCCCGGTCAAGCCTCCGCCAGCGTCTCTTGTAGATTCAATGCCATATTCGCGGGCAGCTTCCATAACAGCATCGCCGAACACCCCGGAACCATCATCATCAATACCCGAGGCATCCAGCGCGAATTCGCATCCAGAGCCCGCTTCCCGCCAGTTTCCCGCGGATCTTTGCCATGCACGCATTCTGCTTGCCGAAGATCACGCCATCAATCAGCAGGTTGCCCTCGGGTTGCTGCGGCAACTCGGACTCAAGTCCGACGCCGTCGCCAATGGCGAGGAGGCACTGGCGGCACTGCGCCAGCACCCTTATGATCTGGTGCTGATGGATGTGCAGATGCCTGTCCTCGACGGTCTGGATGCCACCCGTCGCATTCGCGAGGGCAAATCCGGCGCACCTGACCCGGCAATTCCCATCATCGCCTTGACCGCGCACGCCATGGCCGGCGACCGCGAGCGCTGCCTGGCAGCCGGCATGAATGACTACTTGAGCAAGCCGCTCGCGGCCGATGCGGTGGCAAAAGCGCTGCAGCATTGGCTTTCTAAGAAAAAAACCAGCACAACAGCGCGCACAACCTAA
- a CDS encoding efflux RND transporter permease subunit, whose amino-acid sequence MKFTDIFIYRPVLASVVSLLIFVLGLRAIFEMEVRQFPETQNTVVTVTTAYPGASAELVKGFITTPLQQAIAQADGIDFLSATSSQGVSVIEANMRLNYPANDAVAQIQAKVASQLNVLPEAAQNPVIDSTTGDTTALMYIAFYSREMSLSQITDYLLRVAQPQLQALEGVAQAEIFGNQTFAMRVWLDPDRMAALGISGEQVATALQANNYLAGIGQLRGELVQIDLGTTTDLSDVADFRQLVIREEGGALVRLNDIASVELGPADDNSQTLYKGIPAIFIGIEQAPGANPLTVAERVHETLPSLEAQFPEGLEAHIPYDASEFIEESIREVFTTLGEAVLIVLFVIFLSLGSIRAALIPSLVVPLALVGGAFLMLLMGFSINLLTLLAMVLAIGLVVDDAIVVVENVHRHLEMGKDGISAAVDAARELGLPILAMTTTLVAVYAPIGFMGGLVGSLFTEFAFTLAGAVLISGVVALTLSPMIAGRVLHSSKDSSRFEHLVEQFFDWLARIYGRALASWLKYPAATILVAIVVICAIYVMYEMTEKELAPTEDQSILFVMGTAPQTATIDFDVRYVRQMQEIFETFPEYQESFLLAGMGGDTTMTFGGFKMSPPSRRERSQMDVQPQLQGALGQITGLQTVAFPRPSLPTPGNGIPVEFVILSDSEIEEINGFADQLLGTAMGSGKFIFLQKDVEYSRPRTVIEIDRDLAGDLGISMQALGRSLSVMLNQDYVNWFSLEGRSYKVIPQVSPEARATTEMIENYHIRTASGELIPLSTLVSLRNEVVPSKRTQFQQLNSIALSGVMMPGVSLGDALSYLEEQAAEIFPRNLRWDFKGESRQFKTEGGALEATFFLSLLIIYLVLAAQFESWRDPFVILMSVPLSIAGAMVFLFLGFSSINIYTQVGLITLIGLIAKNGILIVEFANQLRERDGLDKSAAVQQASAIRLRPILMTTVAMLVAMIPLLTASGPGAVSRFDIGLVITSGLGIGTLFTLFVVPAVYVLVAAPDAHPRHPDASMPNAQGSATP is encoded by the coding sequence GTGAAATTCACCGACATCTTCATTTATCGGCCGGTGCTCGCGAGCGTCGTGAGCTTGCTGATATTCGTGCTCGGACTGCGCGCTATCTTCGAGATGGAGGTACGCCAATTCCCGGAGACACAAAATACCGTGGTCACTGTCACCACGGCTTACCCGGGCGCCAGCGCCGAGCTGGTCAAGGGCTTTATCACCACGCCGCTGCAACAGGCCATCGCCCAGGCCGATGGGATTGATTTTCTCAGCGCCACCAGCAGCCAGGGCGTGTCGGTGATCGAGGCCAACATGCGGCTGAATTACCCGGCCAATGATGCCGTCGCGCAAATTCAGGCCAAGGTGGCCAGTCAGCTCAATGTGCTGCCGGAGGCGGCGCAGAATCCGGTGATTGATTCGACCACCGGCGACACCACGGCGCTGATGTATATCGCCTTCTACAGTCGCGAGATGTCGCTATCGCAGATCACTGACTACCTGCTGCGCGTCGCCCAGCCCCAGTTGCAGGCGCTCGAAGGCGTTGCCCAAGCGGAAATCTTTGGCAACCAGACCTTCGCCATGCGCGTGTGGCTCGACCCCGACCGCATGGCCGCGCTGGGGATCTCTGGCGAGCAGGTGGCCACCGCGCTGCAGGCCAACAATTACCTGGCCGGCATCGGCCAGCTGCGCGGTGAGCTGGTGCAGATTGACCTCGGCACCACCACGGATCTGAGCGACGTGGCCGACTTCCGCCAACTGGTCATTCGCGAGGAAGGCGGCGCCCTAGTGCGTCTCAATGACATCGCCAGCGTGGAACTCGGCCCAGCCGATGACAACTCCCAGACGCTCTACAAGGGCATCCCGGCGATTTTTATTGGTATCGAGCAGGCGCCGGGGGCCAATCCGCTGACGGTCGCCGAGCGCGTGCACGAGACGCTGCCGAGCCTGGAAGCCCAATTCCCCGAAGGGCTCGAAGCACACATCCCCTACGATGCGAGCGAGTTCATCGAGGAGTCCATCCGCGAGGTCTTCACCACCCTGGGCGAGGCGGTGTTGATCGTGCTTTTCGTGATCTTCCTGTCGCTGGGGTCCATCCGCGCGGCCCTGATTCCCTCCCTGGTGGTGCCTTTGGCCCTGGTCGGCGGCGCCTTCCTGATGCTGCTGATGGGCTTTTCCATCAACCTGCTCACCCTGCTGGCCATGGTGCTGGCCATTGGGCTGGTGGTGGACGATGCCATCGTGGTGGTGGAGAACGTCCATCGGCATCTGGAAATGGGCAAGGACGGCATTAGCGCCGCCGTGGATGCCGCGCGCGAACTCGGGCTGCCCATTCTGGCCATGACCACCACCCTGGTAGCCGTATACGCGCCCATTGGCTTCATGGGCGGGCTGGTCGGCTCGCTCTTTACCGAGTTTGCCTTCACCCTGGCCGGCGCGGTGCTGATCTCCGGCGTGGTGGCACTCACCCTCTCGCCCATGATCGCCGGGCGGGTGCTGCATTCAAGCAAGGACTCAAGCCGTTTCGAACATCTGGTCGAGCAATTCTTTGACTGGCTCGCGCGAATCTATGGTCGCGCGCTGGCGAGTTGGCTGAAATATCCAGCGGCGACCATCCTGGTCGCCATCGTGGTGATCTGCGCCATCTATGTGATGTACGAGATGACGGAAAAAGAACTGGCGCCGACCGAGGATCAGAGCATTCTGTTCGTGATGGGCACCGCCCCCCAGACCGCCACCATCGATTTCGACGTGCGCTATGTGCGCCAGATGCAGGAGATTTTCGAGACCTTTCCCGAGTATCAGGAAAGCTTCCTGCTCGCCGGCATGGGCGGCGACACCACTATGACCTTTGGCGGCTTCAAGATGTCGCCGCCCTCGCGGCGCGAGCGTTCGCAAATGGATGTGCAGCCCCAGCTCCAGGGCGCGCTTGGGCAGATTACCGGCCTGCAGACAGTGGCCTTTCCGCGCCCCAGCCTGCCGACGCCCGGCAATGGCATTCCGGTTGAGTTCGTCATCCTCTCCGACAGCGAGATCGAGGAGATCAACGGCTTTGCCGATCAGTTGCTGGGCACCGCCATGGGCAGCGGCAAGTTCATCTTCCTGCAGAAGGACGTCGAGTACAGCCGTCCGCGCACCGTCATTGAGATAGACCGCGACCTGGCCGGAGATCTCGGCATCAGCATGCAGGCGCTCGGGCGCAGCCTCTCGGTCATGCTCAATCAGGACTATGTGAACTGGTTCAGCCTCGAGGGACGCAGCTACAAGGTCATCCCGCAGGTCAGCCCCGAGGCGCGCGCCACCACGGAAATGATCGAGAACTACCACATCCGCACCGCCAGTGGCGAACTCATCCCGCTCTCGACCCTGGTCAGCCTGCGCAACGAGGTAGTCCCATCCAAGCGCACCCAGTTCCAGCAGCTCAATTCCATCGCCCTGTCCGGCGTGATGATGCCTGGGGTCTCGCTCGGGGACGCACTCAGCTATCTGGAAGAACAGGCCGCCGAGATTTTCCCGCGCAATCTCCGCTGGGACTTCAAGGGCGAGTCGCGCCAGTTCAAGACCGAGGGCGGCGCGCTCGAAGCGACCTTCTTCCTGTCGCTGCTGATCATCTACCTTGTGCTGGCGGCCCAATTTGAGAGCTGGCGCGATCCCTTTGTCATCCTGATGTCGGTGCCCCTGTCCATCGCCGGGGCCATGGTGTTTTTGTTCTTGGGTTTCTCTAGCATCAACATCTATACCCAGGTGGGTTTGATCACCCTCATTGGCCTGATCGCCAAGAACGGAATTCTGATTGTCGAATTCGCCAATCAATTGCGCGAGCGCGACGGGCTCGACAAGTCCGCCGCCGTGCAACAGGCCTCGGCCATCCGCCTGCGCCCCATCCTGATGACCACGGTCGCCATGCTGGTGGCCATGATCCCGCTGCTCACCGCCAGCGGCCCCGGCGCCGTGAGCCGCTTCGACATCGGCCTGGTGATCACCTCCGGGCTGGGCATTGGCACCCTGTTCACGCTGTTCGTGGTGCCGGCGGTCTATGTGTTGGTCGCGGCGCCGGATGCGCATCCGCGTCATCCGGACGCGTCAATGCCAAACGCTCAGGGGTCGGCGACGCCCTAG
- a CDS encoding efflux RND transporter periplasmic adaptor subunit, with the protein MLRRLLLVLIVVAIVVGGLGFLKYRQIQGEIAMFSQPQPPATVADTRVKAMTWQPELHAVGSLQAVQGVMVSNQVPGQVQQILFESGDMVEKNQALVQLDTEVDEADLAGLEAARSLAETQLGRNRRLLADRAVSQGDFDEASSRLQQTEAEVAAKRAVIEKKTIRAPFAGQLGIRQVDLGQYLAAGTSIVALEALDPVYVDYALPERELAQIAVGQTVEARVAAYPDASFPGTIQAISPAVDQATRNVRVRALLKNPDHRLRPGMFAKVATLLPEQDQVLTLPREAITFNTYGDSVFMILDGEGEQAGKLVVQRRQIQTGAVRDQRVAVLSGLEEGDRVVSAGQVKLRNGAEVRITEDEPAGSGDAAQ; encoded by the coding sequence ATGCTGCGTCGCCTTCTGCTTGTTCTCATTGTGGTCGCCATCGTCGTCGGTGGTCTGGGCTTTTTAAAGTATCGCCAGATTCAGGGCGAAATCGCCATGTTCTCCCAACCGCAACCGCCAGCCACGGTTGCTGACACGCGAGTCAAGGCCATGACCTGGCAGCCGGAGTTGCATGCCGTCGGTTCGCTGCAGGCGGTGCAGGGAGTGATGGTTAGCAACCAGGTACCAGGGCAGGTGCAGCAGATTTTGTTTGAATCTGGCGACATGGTGGAGAAAAACCAGGCGCTGGTGCAGCTCGACACCGAGGTTGACGAGGCCGATCTGGCCGGCTTGGAGGCCGCGCGCAGTCTGGCCGAGACCCAGCTTGGCCGCAACCGCCGCTTGCTGGCCGATCGTGCCGTGTCCCAGGGCGATTTCGACGAGGCCAGTTCCCGCCTGCAACAGACCGAGGCCGAGGTGGCCGCCAAGCGCGCGGTGATCGAGAAAAAAACCATTCGCGCCCCCTTTGCCGGTCAACTCGGCATCCGCCAGGTCGATCTTGGTCAGTACCTGGCCGCCGGGACCAGCATCGTCGCGCTGGAGGCACTGGATCCTGTCTACGTTGACTACGCCCTGCCCGAGCGCGAACTGGCCCAAATCGCCGTCGGCCAGACCGTCGAGGCGCGGGTCGCGGCCTATCCGGATGCCTCCTTCCCCGGCACCATTCAGGCAATCAGCCCGGCGGTCGATCAGGCCACGCGCAATGTGCGGGTGCGCGCGCTGCTTAAGAATCCCGATCATCGGCTGCGCCCCGGCATGTTCGCCAAGGTCGCCACCCTGCTTCCAGAGCAGGATCAGGTGCTGACCCTGCCGCGTGAGGCCATCACCTTTAATACTTATGGCGACTCGGTGTTCATGATCCTCGACGGCGAGGGCGAGCAGGCGGGTAAACTGGTGGTACAGCGCCGCCAGATTCAAACCGGCGCGGTGCGCGACCAACGCGTCGCCGTGCTATCTGGGCTGGAAGAAGGCGATCGCGTGGTCTCCGCCGGACAGGTGAAACTGCGCAATGGTGCCGAGGTGCGAATCACCGAGGACGAACCGGCTGGCAGCGGGGATGCCGCGCAGTGA
- a CDS encoding glycosyltransferase family 2 protein: protein MSSQTHSIQLASVGSAYAESESAESASGGPVFNRSLSVVIPLYQEAENVAPLLERVHHGLTDYAHPWELILVDDGSRDQTPARLEEAAAQYGEHVRVIRLRRNFGQTAAMQAGFDAARGTFIATLDGDLQNDPAEIPRLLDELVERDLDLLQGWRQNRQDALIIRKIPSRIANRLIGKVTGVRLHDYGCSLKVYRAEVIKEVRLYGEMHRFIPVWVASVTSPARIGETAVSHRARQFGQSKYGISRTFRVLLDLLAAFFFLRFGARPGHFFGSIGLVFGALGSLLMAHLLVVKFIFGDDIGQRPLLFIAILLLVASVQLLTTGVLAEMLVRTFFASAGRTHYGVLPQESGATWGWRRPD from the coding sequence ATGTCATCCCAAACGCACAGTATCCAGTTAGCATCCGTGGGGTCAGCATACGCAGAGTCAGAATCCGCGGAGTCAGCCTCTGGTGGCCCGGTGTTCAACCGCTCCCTGTCGGTCGTTATCCCACTCTATCAGGAAGCCGAGAATGTCGCGCCCTTGCTGGAGCGCGTGCACCATGGGCTGACTGATTATGCGCACCCCTGGGAGCTGATTTTGGTCGACGACGGCAGTCGCGATCAGACCCCGGCGCGGCTTGAGGAGGCTGCCGCGCAATATGGCGAGCATGTGCGGGTAATTCGCTTGCGGCGCAATTTCGGTCAGACGGCGGCCATGCAGGCAGGTTTTGACGCCGCGCGCGGGACCTTTATCGCCACGCTCGATGGGGACTTGCAGAACGATCCAGCGGAGATTCCGCGCCTGCTTGATGAATTGGTCGAGCGCGATCTCGACCTGCTGCAAGGCTGGCGCCAGAACCGCCAGGATGCGCTCATTATTCGCAAAATCCCCTCGCGTATCGCCAATCGGCTGATTGGCAAGGTCACCGGCGTGCGCCTGCATGACTATGGCTGTTCGCTCAAGGTCTATCGCGCCGAGGTAATCAAGGAAGTGCGCCTCTATGGGGAGATGCACCGCTTCATTCCGGTGTGGGTGGCGTCCGTCACCTCGCCCGCGCGCATTGGCGAGACGGCGGTCAGCCATCGGGCGCGGCAGTTTGGTCAGTCAAAATACGGCATCTCGCGCACCTTCCGGGTGCTGCTCGATCTGCTCGCGGCCTTTTTCTTCCTGCGCTTTGGTGCGCGGCCGGGGCATTTTTTCGGCTCCATCGGGCTGGTGTTTGGCGCGCTTGGATCCTTATTGATGGCGCATTTGCTGGTGGTGAAGTTCATTTTCGGCGATGACATCGGCCAGCGTCCGCTGCTGTTCATCGCCATTCTGCTGCTGGTCGCCTCGGTGCAACTGCTGACCACGGGCGTGTTGGCCGAGATGCTGGTGCGGACCTTCTTTGCCTCCGCTGGGCGCACCCATTATGGGGTGTTGCCCCAAGAGTCCGGCGCCACTTGGGGTTGGAGGCGACCGGACTGA